One genomic segment of bacterium includes these proteins:
- a CDS encoding four helix bundle protein: MAAESNNTGIKSYGDLKVYRSAYGLAMQVFRLTKKFPKEELYSLTDQLRRASRSIAANIVEGWAKRHYENIFKRHLIDAIGSCDEVKIWLDFAVDCEYISHEERDTLAIAYGELGRMLHGLFENWTTYP; the protein is encoded by the coding sequence ATGGCCGCTGAAAGTAACAACACGGGAATAAAGTCCTACGGGGATCTGAAGGTTTACCGCTCAGCATATGGCTTAGCGATGCAAGTATTTCGCCTGACAAAGAAGTTCCCTAAAGAAGAATTGTATTCTTTGACGGATCAGTTACGTCGAGCATCCCGTTCTATAGCAGCAAATATTGTCGAAGGATGGGCCAAACGACACTATGAAAATATCTTTAAACGTCACCTAATTGACGCCATTGGTTCATGCGATGAAGTAAAGATATGGCTGGACTTCGCTGTTGACTGTGAGTATATCTCTCATGAAGAACGTGATACACTAGCGATAGCATATGGAGAATTAGGCAGAATGCTACACGGTTTGTTTGAGAATTGGACAACATACCCATAG
- a CDS encoding uroporphyrinogen decarboxylase family protein: MNTNLLSRKITPDAEAFMDCINRKGTPKRVHYCELFLDTEIEDQLCSLYGLLDGISPDDPLFGVKRNVAVQRFMGYDYVRHGLDEFRFPLNWLPIEDTADMKHEGGRTYMDEHKGPITNWEEFEKYPWPDPKKASLAGLEYLQKNLPDDMCIIGSGGFGHFCELLSWLLGYETLCYALYDERDLVKAISDRLIQTYIEAIKLFLQFDRVKVTWGSDDMGFRSGTLISPDDLREFVLPGHKLMAEMSHAADRPYFLHSCGNLESIMPDLLDDVKIDARHSFEDTIDTVIDVKKQHGDRLTILGGIDVDFLCRADEQQLRKRVRETLEACHPGGGFCLGSGNSVTNYVPIENYLIMMDEGRNFVP, from the coding sequence ATGAATACGAACTTACTCTCGAGGAAGATAACGCCTGATGCGGAAGCTTTTATGGATTGCATCAATCGCAAAGGCACGCCTAAGCGTGTGCATTACTGCGAACTGTTTTTGGATACGGAAATTGAAGACCAACTATGCAGCCTTTATGGGCTTCTCGATGGGATTTCACCGGATGACCCCTTATTCGGAGTAAAGCGAAATGTAGCGGTTCAGCGGTTTATGGGTTATGACTATGTGCGCCACGGATTAGACGAATTCCGCTTCCCTCTTAATTGGCTTCCTATAGAAGACACTGCCGACATGAAACATGAAGGCGGACGCACTTATATGGACGAGCACAAAGGGCCAATCACCAACTGGGAGGAGTTCGAAAAGTACCCATGGCCTGATCCAAAAAAAGCTTCTTTGGCTGGCTTGGAATATCTGCAGAAGAACTTGCCGGATGATATGTGCATCATTGGGAGCGGGGGCTTCGGTCACTTCTGCGAGTTGTTAAGCTGGCTACTTGGCTATGAAACGCTTTGTTATGCCCTTTATGATGAACGAGATTTGGTAAAGGCGATAAGTGACAGACTTATACAAACCTATATCGAAGCAATAAAACTCTTCCTGCAATTCGACCGAGTTAAGGTCACTTGGGGAAGTGACGATATGGGCTTTAGAAGCGGCACTCTTATTAGCCCCGACGACCTGCGCGAATTCGTGCTGCCAGGACACAAACTAATGGCTGAAATGTCTCATGCGGCGGACAGGCCTTATTTCCTGCATTCCTGCGGTAATCTGGAAAGCATTATGCCCGACCTGCTGGATGACGTTAAAATCGATGCCAGACATTCGTTCGAAGACACAATCGATACAGTAATTGACGTGAAGAAGCAGCATGGTGATAGGTTGACCATCTTAGGCGGGATTGACGTTGATTTCCTCTGCAGGGCGGATGAGCAACAGCTTCGAAAACGGGTTAGAGAAACGCTTGAAGCGTGCCACCCCGGCGGCGGTTTCTGTTTGGGCTCCGGCAATAGTGTAACCAATTATGTGCCTATTGAGAATTACCTCATCATGATGGATGAAGGGCGAAATTTCGTTCCTTAA
- a CDS encoding DUF3267 domain-containing protein — translation MIPGFLVAFLFFPGVIVHEMAHLLFCRLLGVEVMKVCYFRMGNPPGYVIHEQPENAWQQMLIGIGPFLVNSILGGLLAGAFIQQAFSNELNWPAIVYTWLGISIAMHAFPSMGDAKTIWHRNWSKSSPILTRIIGAPLAAIIYLGALGSVIWLDVAYAFGLAYLVSKWILPAFGQY, via the coding sequence ATGATCCCTGGGTTCTTGGTAGCTTTTTTGTTTTTTCCGGGGGTGATTGTGCATGAGATGGCGCACCTGCTTTTCTGCAGGCTTCTCGGCGTGGAGGTAATGAAGGTATGCTACTTCCGCATGGGCAATCCTCCCGGTTACGTAATCCATGAGCAACCTGAGAATGCCTGGCAACAGATGCTGATTGGGATCGGGCCTTTCCTGGTGAATTCAATTCTGGGAGGGCTACTGGCGGGCGCTTTTATCCAACAAGCGTTCAGCAATGAGCTAAACTGGCCGGCAATCGTTTACACATGGCTTGGGATTTCAATTGCCATGCACGCTTTTCCAAGCATGGGGGATGCGAAAACTATTTGGCATAGAAATTGGTCAAAAAGTTCGCCAATTCTTACGCGTATTATCGGGGCGCCATTAGCAGCAATCATTTATCTTGGCGCCCTAGGGTCGGTAATCTGGCTTGATGTCGCCTACGCCTTTGGGTTAGCTTACTTAGTCTCTAAGTGGATCTTACCGGCTTTTGGACAGTATTAA
- a CDS encoding glycerophosphodiester phosphodiesterase — MYKIGHRGAPRVTPANTMGSFKAALENGCDWVESDSRPAADGFVVLAHDDVIKDRFDNIFRISITPSSTLSKLDLGNGEGVPTLEELIDWAIGRIGVMNDVKVEGCEEQIGAQMMRLPTDQRWILGAKALNIKRFRELFPALFLSQTFGHGEEERFIQSLPHLNTEAVTLAYPLITPNRVNELHQRNIKVIAWTVNDLTTAKSLVEMGVDGIISDDQKILAGIEEHSL; from the coding sequence ATGTACAAAATCGGTCACCGAGGTGCGCCGCGGGTGACGCCGGCTAATACTATGGGGTCGTTTAAGGCGGCTCTTGAGAATGGTTGCGACTGGGTTGAAAGTGATAGTCGACCGGCAGCCGATGGATTTGTTGTGCTTGCCCATGACGATGTGATTAAAGACCGATTTGACAATATCTTCCGCATCAGCATCACTCCCTCTTCAACCCTTTCAAAGCTGGATTTAGGCAATGGCGAAGGGGTACCAACCCTTGAAGAACTCATCGATTGGGCTATCGGCCGCATCGGAGTAATGAATGATGTGAAAGTCGAAGGCTGCGAAGAACAAATCGGCGCTCAAATGATGAGATTGCCCACTGACCAACGCTGGATTCTAGGCGCTAAAGCCCTCAACATAAAGCGTTTCCGAGAACTATTCCCCGCTCTCTTCCTCTCCCAAACTTTCGGTCATGGTGAAGAAGAACGATTCATCCAATCACTCCCCCATCTCAACACCGAAGCCGTCACCCTCGCCTATCCCCTAATCACCCCCAACCGAGTAAATGAACTCCATCAGCGAAATATCAAAGTAATCGCCTGGACCGTCAACGATCTGACAACCGCCAAGTCATTGGTAGAAATGGGCGTGGATGGAATTATCTCGGACGATCAAAAAATATTGGCAGGTATAGAAGAACACTCTTTATAA
- a CDS encoding S9 family peptidase — translation MEVKKGRRFTLKNVFDSPIFNEKPVLSGQWMADNRRLCFVEKWPKSKLNTIWAYDSETREKTPLLDPRKLKLKGDKEPRPLRGHRWSPSERLLLFQGEKSGVQFVYDMETFELMRLTDSPSDQMNIKLSPDEKWLGFVRKNNIWVVSLETDTELQLTAGAGKWVYNGRFGWVYGEELGLHDGWSWSPDSTRIAYFQYDERHVSEFPLPMYDDLHTEPRQTRYPKAGDTNPYVRIGIVPVTGGETRWLDLDPIDPETKKPTRDYYIARMQWTLDGKGLLIQRLPRLQNQLELLYVDAETLSIRTVLEELDEAWVEKVHDVLQIEGTDEFLWPSERDGWSHYYLYNLSGECLRQITKGYWDICGIAKLNSETRTAYFTAALPNPVDRQVFRVSLDGGEPECMTQEEGSHSITLSKDCSRYIHSHSTINSISPTVIRRSNGEVMDTLGDATPPKLREFKLGKWELFTFTTSDGEKLWAKMLKPQNFDPTRKYPVLMYTYGGPGSQVVMNSWGGGRGFWSHMLAQDGNILFMTDNRGTGSRGRDFKKQTYLNLGKWEVNDQIEGAKYLASLPYVNPKRIGIWGWSYGGYMTCLCMLKGADVFKAGIAVAPVTDWALYDTIYTERYMRRPIDNPEGYKESAPVNFADKLKGKLMIVHGTNDDNVHFQNAARLATALQDANKPFEIMLYPGKDHGIGGRAKHLFTMMTGFIKRNL, via the coding sequence TTGGAAGTTAAGAAGGGCCGCCGATTTACGCTTAAGAATGTGTTTGACTCCCCGATTTTTAACGAGAAGCCTGTTTTGTCGGGGCAGTGGATGGCGGATAATCGCCGTTTGTGCTTTGTTGAGAAATGGCCTAAAAGTAAGTTGAATACCATTTGGGCTTATGACAGCGAAACGCGTGAGAAGACACCACTGCTTGACCCAAGAAAGCTCAAGCTCAAAGGAGATAAAGAGCCTCGACCTTTGCGGGGGCATCGATGGTCGCCCAGCGAGCGGTTGCTTCTATTCCAAGGCGAAAAATCCGGTGTTCAGTTTGTCTATGACATGGAAACCTTCGAACTCATGCGGCTTACTGACAGCCCTTCCGATCAGATGAACATAAAGCTCTCCCCAGATGAGAAATGGCTTGGGTTCGTGCGTAAGAATAACATATGGGTTGTTTCCCTTGAGACCGATACCGAACTGCAACTGACCGCGGGGGCTGGCAAGTGGGTTTATAACGGGCGATTTGGGTGGGTTTATGGCGAAGAGTTAGGCTTACATGACGGATGGAGTTGGTCGCCCGACAGCACGCGCATTGCCTACTTCCAATACGATGAACGTCATGTGTCGGAATTCCCGCTTCCCATGTATGATGACCTCCATACCGAACCGCGCCAAACTCGCTACCCCAAAGCGGGCGATACTAATCCTTATGTCCGTATCGGCATCGTTCCTGTAACTGGTGGAGAAACACGATGGCTTGACCTCGACCCCATCGACCCAGAAACAAAGAAGCCTACGAGAGATTATTATATTGCCCGAATGCAGTGGACACTCGACGGCAAAGGACTACTCATTCAGCGCCTGCCTCGATTGCAGAACCAACTTGAACTCCTCTATGTCGATGCTGAAACGCTTTCGATTCGAACGGTATTAGAAGAGCTTGATGAAGCGTGGGTTGAAAAGGTGCATGATGTTCTTCAAATCGAAGGCACGGACGAATTCCTCTGGCCCTCAGAGCGTGACGGCTGGAGTCATTACTATTTGTATAACCTTTCAGGAGAGTGCCTTAGACAAATCACCAAAGGCTATTGGGATATTTGCGGCATCGCTAAGCTAAATTCAGAAACACGCACTGCCTATTTCACTGCAGCCTTACCCAACCCCGTTGACCGACAGGTTTTCCGTGTAAGTTTAGATGGCGGTGAACCGGAATGCATGACCCAAGAGGAAGGTTCGCACTCGATAACACTCAGCAAAGACTGCTCGCGCTATATTCATTCACATTCGACAATTAATTCCATTTCCCCAACTGTAATCAGGCGCTCAAATGGAGAGGTGATGGATACGCTCGGCGACGCCACTCCCCCTAAGCTGAGAGAGTTCAAACTCGGCAAATGGGAGCTATTCACTTTTACCACTTCCGATGGCGAGAAACTGTGGGCGAAAATGCTCAAACCGCAAAACTTCGATCCAACGCGAAAATATCCGGTGCTCATGTATACCTATGGGGGGCCTGGTTCACAGGTCGTAATGAATTCATGGGGCGGCGGGCGTGGGTTCTGGAGCCACATGCTGGCGCAGGATGGCAATATTTTATTCATGACCGATAACCGCGGGACGGGTTCGCGCGGTCGCGATTTTAAGAAGCAAACCTATTTAAACCTAGGCAAATGGGAAGTAAATGACCAGATCGAAGGCGCGAAATATCTGGCGAGCCTGCCCTATGTAAACCCAAAACGCATCGGTATCTGGGGTTGGAGCTATGGCGGCTACATGACCTGCCTGTGCATGCTCAAAGGCGCGGATGTGTTCAAAGCGGGAATTGCCGTCGCCCCTGTAACCGATTGGGCGCTCTATGACACAATTTATACTGAACGCTATATGCGCAGGCCAATCGATAATCCCGAAGGCTACAAAGAAAGCGCTCCCGTCAACTTTGCGGACAAGCTCAAAGGCAAACTGATGATCGTTCACGGCACCAACGATGATAACGTCCATTTCCAAAACGCCGCTCGGCTTGCCACTGCGCTTCAGGATGCGAACAAGCCCTTTGAAATCATGCTCTATCCAGGAAAAGACCACGGAATTGGCGGCCGTGCCAAACACCTCTTCACTATGATGACCGGGTTCATTAAGAGGAATTTATAA